One window from the genome of Anopheles coluzzii chromosome X, AcolN3, whole genome shotgun sequence encodes:
- the LOC120961243 gene encoding mediator of RNA polymerase II transcription subunit 1-like has product MSSPGNEARLVEGDRDELLFCLGRIPACIDVRAVTRFEEGQLATASASSTVSAAFGGSVALVTRPTGTEQRNDGQQPSTAASPTVQATAGGCDTVVTLPFEIVRRLGEQQPTSVAYSPLQVAAGGGVTVVTLPSGTVRRIGDQQPSSVVYSPMQAVSGGGVATVTRPPGIARRNDGLQPSSAARSTVQAAAGGRVATVMRPPGTVRRIDGQQPSSAARSTVQAASGGGVAVGARPPGIARHIGDLQPSSAAYSSLQAAAGGSVVVGARPPGTVRRIDGQQPSSAARSTVQAVSGGGVASVTQPPGIARRNDGLQPNSARCSTVQAASGGGVAVGARPPGIARRNDGQQPNSARCSTVQAASGGGVAVVTRPHGTVRLIEGQQPSSAVHSSLQAASGGGVASVTRPPGIARRNDGLQPSSAARSTVQAASGGGVAVGARPPGIARRNDGQQPSSAARSTVQAASGGGVAVGARPPGIARRNDGQQPSSAARSTVQAAAGGRVAVAARSPGIARRIGELQPSSTAHSSLQAAASGGDDAVVAQLLDSLVSDDMSVDAADSQLQNTSACFNENEPTVSAAQPEPTGIVGRQQPLASAVLLRDTVAGSLDSPSMPLPSECHGHNCCVRCRNTLITLDARNAQILVYTMDILSIVQPMQGTRRNNQAFQLTVVSSLQEFDDVEERLGADEFFFYSYLHKIDSEIDRQDANNRLHQAINILFEKKFFATCSWDGSAGTKIPFERYINVLRLMKAVATNHLGIEVDMNYVHDFFKRKLKHAHERINMKDERKSVCHTRR; this is encoded by the coding sequence ATGTCTTCACCGGGGAACGAAGCGCGTCTAGTTGAAGGAGACCGGGATgaactgttgttttgtttaggcCGGATCCCGGCTTGTATAGATGTGCGAGCAGTTACGCGTTTTGAAGAGGGACAACTAGCCACGGCATCTGCTTCATCAACGGTGTCGGCTGCATTCGGTGGTAGTGTTGCTCTTGTGACACGGCCAACCGGAACAGAGCAACGCAACGATGGACAACAGCCGAGTACGGCTGCAAGTCCAACGGTGCAAGCGACTGCTGGTGGTTGTGATACGGTTGTGACACTGCCGTTTGAAATCGTCCGACGCCTTGGTGAGCAGCAACCGACTTCAGTAGCATATTCGCCGTTGCAAGtagctgctggtggtggtgttactGTTGTGACACTGCCGTCCGGAACTGTTCGACGCATTGGGGACCAGCAGCCGAGTTCAGTTGTCTATTCGCCGATGCAAGCGGTTTCTGGTGGTGGCGTTGCTACTGTGACACGTCCACCCGGTATCGCTCGACGCAACGACGGACTTCAGCCGAGTTCAGCTGCACGTTCAACGGTGCAAGCGGCTGCTGGTGGTCGTGTTGCTACTGTGATGCGGCCGCCCGGTACCGTTCGACGCATCGACGGACAACAGCCGAGTTCAGCTGCACGTTCAACGGTGCAAGCGGCTTCTGGTGGTGGCGTTGCTGTTGGGGCACGgccgcccggaatcgctcgaCACATCGGTGATCTGCAGCCGAGTTCAGCTGCCTATTCGTCGTTGCAAGCGGCTGCCGGTggaagtgttgttgttggtgcacggcCGCCCGGTACCGTTCGACGCATCGACGGACAACAGCCGAGTTCAGCTGCACGTTCAACGGTGCAAGCGgtttctggtggtggtgttgctagTGTGACACAGCCACCCGGTATCGCTCGGCGCAACGACGGACTACAGCCGAACTCAGCTAGATGTTCAACGGTGCAAGCGGCTTCTGGTGGTGGCGTTGCTGTTGGGGCACGgccgcccggaatcgctcggCGCAACGACGGACAACAGCCGAACTCAGCTAGATGTTCAACGGTGCAAGCGGcttccggtggtggtgttgctgttgtgacACGGCCACACGGTACCGTTCGACTCATCGAAGGACAACAGCCGAGTTCAGCTGTCCATTCGTCGTTGCAAGCGGCTTCCGGTGGTGGAGTTGCTAGTGTGACACGGCCACCCGGTATCGCTCGACGCAACGACGGACTTCAGCCGAGTTCGGCTGCACGTTCAACGGTGCAAGCGgcttctggtggtggtgttgctgttggggCACGgccgcccggaatcgctcggCGCAACGATGGACAACAGCCAAGTTCGGCTGCACGTTCAACGGTGCAAGCGgcttctggtggtggtgttgctgttggggCACGgccgcccggaatcgctcggCGCAACGATGGACAACAGCCGAGTTCGGCTGCACGTTCAACGGTGCAAGCGGCTGCTGGTGgtcgtgttgctgttgcggctcgatcgcccggaatcgctcggCGCATCGGGGAGCTGCAGCCGAGCTCAACTGCCCATTCGTCGTTGCAAGCGGCGGCTTCCGGTGGTGATGATGCAGTTGTGGCACAGCTGCTCGACTCACTCGTGTCAGATGATATGAGTGTTGATGCGGCTGATTCACAATTGCAAAACACATCGGCTTGTTTTAACGAGAACGAGCCGACGGTGTCTGCTGCACAACCAGAACCGACTGGTATTGTCGGGCGACAGCAACCGTTGGCTTCAGCTGTGCTTTTGCGTGACACAGTTGCAGGGAGTTTGGATTCCCCAAGTATGCCATTGCCCTCCGAGTGCCATGGACATAATTGTTGCGTGCGCTGCCGGAATACGCTCATTACGTTGGATGCTCGTAACGCACAAATTTTGGTTTATACGATGGACATACTTTCCATCGTACAACCAATGCAAGGAACGCGCAGAAATAATCAGGCCTTTCAACTCACTGTTGTATCGAGCCTTCAAGAGTTCGATGACGTTGAAGAAAGATTAGGAGCTGatgaattttttttctattcttatTTACACAAAATTGATTCTGAGATCGACCGTCAAGATGCTAACAATAGGCTACACCAGgctataaatattttatttgaaaaaaaattctttGCTACGTGCAGCTGGGACGGTTCGGCTGGAACAAAAATTCCTTTCGAACGATACATTAATGTATTGCGGCTTATGAAAGCTGTCGCCACTAACCATTTGGGAATCGAAGTGGACATGAATTATgtacatgatttttttaagcGTAAACTTAAGCATGCACATGAACGCATTAATATGAAAGACGAGCGAAAGAGTGTATGTCATACTAGGCGATGA
- the LOC120961242 gene encoding uncharacterized protein LOC120961242 isoform X3 — MSAKDKRKSGSTYRSIEANNKKLDAELFGESSEAGPSNIQTATSNVEFSEHPHCENHPCPFDEYILQEEYVSDWVTIDAFDDMEVYEEVNEDYDEAEETIHSTQESQHEEEPFDELIRNWALKTYQTHQALNGLLEILRKKTDYQLPKDARTLLKTRQCGKETYPIAGGEFWFPGVRSVLKDHFRDVPPRVSKFSLNFSIDGLPLHKSTRKQFWPILMSIQEMPEVPVLMVGNFFGESKPKSVEEYLRPLVDELNGLMDNGIVIANKPIEIHVRAFIADSPARAFIKGSVYFNHTHGCQKCTVQGKYHSAHRVTCFPGMDHPARTHEDFVQSNYGAHHREKTPLMDLKNFDIIKQIIIADRLHLFDYGVTRTMLKGWKSGKLGGGAKWSEDTISKIDALLKEVELPLEFHRKLRSVEDIGLWKASEFQMFLHYASFIVLKDVLTDVQYDHFMKYYCAVTLLSSEVYKNDWLEAKCLLKEFVLDYGVIYGEHCITSNIHSLLHVYDDVDKFGPLYTISSYPFESKLQHVKNCLRNGHKVLVQAANRISEQKPSTASSNRTNLSFPFLKTKTNGVALHINPQLTLSPGFQSNWFLTHDNYIVKYCSAEQKDSTIIINGRAFNYITETRSYYISPFMKDIYEEDSCNLRTDEMVFLPRDIKCKLVAIKTGNSSLVFVPFLRTLTN; from the exons ATGTCGGCCAAAGACAAGCGCAAGTCAGGATCCACGTATAGATCCATAGAAGCCAATAATAAAAAGCTTGATGCTGAATTGTTTGGAGAGAGTAGTGAAGCTGGGCCAAGTAATATTCAGACAGCTACGTCAAATGTAGAGTTCAGTGAACACCCGCATTGTG AGAACCATCCTTGTCCATTTGATGAATACATCTTGCAAGAAGAATACGTCAGTGATTGGGTTACTATCGATGCATTCGACGATATGGAAGTATATGAAGAGGTCAACGAAGATTACGATGAAGCAGAGGAAACTATACACAGTACACAAGAGTCTCAACACGAGGAGGAACCATTTGATGAGCTTATTCGAAATTGGGCATtaaaaacataccaaacacATCAAGCGCTAAATGGACTATTAGAAATTTTACGTAAAAAAACGGACTACCAACTGCCGAAAGATGCTCGCACGTTGCTTAAGACAAGGCAATGTGGAAAAGAAACGTACCCTATAGCAGGGGGAGAATTTTGGTTCCCTGGGGTACGATCGGTTCTCAAGGATCACTTTCG CGATGTACCACCAAGAGTCAGCAAATTTTCGTTGAACTTTTCGATTGATGGACTTCCACTGCACAAGAGCACTCGAAAACAGTTTTGGCCCATATTAATGAGCATTCAAGAAATGCCGGAAGTTCCAGTATTGATGGTTGGCAACTTTTTTGGTGAATCGAAACCAAAGAGTGTTGAGGAATATCTGCGTCCGCTAGTCGACGAGCTAAATGGGTTGATGGATAATGGCATTGTAATAGCCAATAAGCCAATCGAAATACACGTTAGAGCTTTCATCGCGGACTCACCAGCACGAGCATTCATAAAAg GTTCAGTTTACTTCAACCACACACATGGTTGCCAAAAATGTACGGTGCAAGGAAAATATCACAGCGCACACCGAGTTACATGTTTCCCGGGAATGGATCATCCAGCAAGAACGCATGAAGATTTCGTCCAATCAAATTACGGAGCACATCATCGGGAAAAAACGCCTCTCATGGATCTTAAGAACTTTGACATCATAAAGCAGATTATTATAGCAGATCGTTTGCACCTCTTTGACTACGGCGTAACAAGAACAATGctgaaaggatggaaatcaGGCAAATTAGGAGGGGGTGCCAAGTGGTCTGAAGACACAATAAGCAAGATTGATGCTTTGCTGAAGGAGGTGGAACTTCCTTTAGAGTTTCATCGCAAACTCCGTTCTGTTGAAGACATTGGATTGTGGAAAGCTAGTGAGTTCCAAATGTTTCTACATTACGCGAGTTTTATCGTTTTGAAGGATGTATTAACAGATGTACAGTATGACcattttatgaaatattactGTGCGGTAACATTGTTATCATCCGAAGTGTATAAGAATGATTGGCTTGAGGCGAAATGCTTGCTAAAAGAGTTCGTTTTAGACTATGGTGTTATCTACGGGGAACATTGCATCACCAGCAATATACATAGTTTGTTGCATGTGTATGATGATGTAGACAAATTCGGCCCGCTTTACACCATTTCATCTTATCCCTTTGAAAGTAAGCTCCAGCATGTTAAGAACTGTCTTCGAAACGGTCATAAGGTTTTGGTGCAGGCTGCAAATAGGATATCGGAGCAAAAACCAAGTACTGCGTCATCAAATAGAACAAAtctctcttttccatttttgaaAACCAAAACTAATGGAGTAGCATTGCACATAAATCCACAATTAACTCTTTCTCCTGGTTTTCAGTCCAATTGGTTTTTGACTCATGATAACTACATAGTTAAATATTGTAGCGCAGAACAAAAAGATTCAACTATAATAATTAATGGAAGAGCATTCAATTATATAACGGAAACCCGCTCGTACTATATTTCACCTTTTATGAAGGATATATATGAAGAAGATTCATGTAACCTTCGTACCGATGAAATGGTATTTTTACCCAGGGATATAAAGTGTAAATTAGTAGCTATTAAAACAGGTAATAGCAGTTTAGTGTTTGTTCCATTTCTTAGAACATTAACTAATTAG
- the LOC120961242 gene encoding uncharacterized protein LOC120961242 isoform X4: MQIKHIYNTFFYLFIAENHPCPFDEYILQEEYVSDWVTIDAFDDMEVYEEVNEDYDEAEETIHSTQESQHEEEPFDELIRNWALKTYQTHQALNGLLEILRKKTDYQLPKDARTLLKTRQCGKETYPIAGGEFWFPGVRSVLKDHFRDVPPRVSKFSLNFSIDGLPLHKSTRKQFWPILMSIQEMPEVPVLMVGNFFGESKPKSVEEYLRPLVDELNGLMDNGIVIANKPIEIHVRAFIADSPARAFIKGSVYFNHTHGCQKCTVQGKYHSAHRVTCFPGMDHPARTHEDFVQSNYGAHHREKTPLMDLKNFDIIKQIIIADRLHLFDYGVTRTMLKGWKSGKLGGGAKWSEDTISKIDALLKEVELPLEFHRKLRSVEDIGLWKASEFQMFLHYASFIVLKDVLTDVQYDHFMKYYCAVTLLSSEVYKNDWLEAKCLLKEFVLDYGVIYGEHCITSNIHSLLHVYDDVDKFGPLYTISSYPFESKLQHVKNCLRNGHKVLVQAANRISEQKPSTASSNRTNLSFPFLKTKTNGVALHINPQLTLSPGFQSNWFLTHDNYIVKYCSAEQKDSTIIINGRAFNYITETRSYYISPFMKDIYEEDSCNLRTDEMVFLPRDIKCKLVAIKTGNSSLVFVPFLRTLTN, translated from the exons atgcaaattaaacacatttataatacttttttttatttattcattgcaGAGAACCATCCTTGTCCATTTGATGAATACATCTTGCAAGAAGAATACGTCAGTGATTGGGTTACTATCGATGCATTCGACGATATGGAAGTATATGAAGAGGTCAACGAAGATTACGATGAAGCTGAGGAAACTATACACAGTACACAAGAGTCTCAACACGAAGAGGAACCATTTGATGAGCTTATTCGAAATTGGGCATtaaaaacataccaaacacATCAAGCGCTAAATGGACTATTAGAAATTTTACGTAAAAAAACGGACTACCAACTGCCGAAAGATGCTCGCACGTTGCTTAAGACAAGGCAATGTGGAAAAGAAACGTACCCTATAGCAGGGGGAGAATTTTGGTTCCCTGGGGTACGATCGGTTCTCAAGGATCACTTTCG CGATGTACCACCAAGAGTCAGCAAATTTTCGTTGAACTTTTCGATTGATGGACTTCCACTGCACAAGAGCACTCGAAAACAGTTTTGGCCCATATTAATGAGCATTCAAGAAATGCCGGAAGTTCCAGTATTGATGGTTGGCAACTTTTTTGGTGAATCGAAACCAAAGAGTGTTGAGGAATATCTGCGTCCGCTAGTCGACGAGCTAAATGGGTTGATGGATAATGGCATTGTAATAGCCAATAAGCCAATCGAAATACACGTTAGAGCTTTCATCGCGGACTCACCAGCACGAGCATTCATAAAAg GTTCAGTTTACTTCAACCACACACATGGTTGCCAAAAATGTACGGTGCAAGGAAAATATCACAGCGCACACCGAGTTACATGTTTCCCGGGAATGGATCATCCAGCAAGAACGCATGAAGATTTCGTCCAATCAAATTACGGAGCACATCATCGGGAAAAAACGCCTCTCATGGATCTTAAGAACTTTGACATCATAAAGCAGATTATTATAGCAGATCGTTTGCACCTCTTTGACTACGGCGTAACAAGAACAATGctgaaaggatggaaatcaGGCAAATTAGGAGGGGGTGCCAAGTGGTCTGAAGACACAATAAGCAAGATTGATGCTTTGCTGAAGGAGGTGGAACTTCCTTTAGAGTTTCATCGCAAACTCCGTTCTGTTGAAGACATTGGATTGTGGAAAGCTAGTGAGTTCCAAATGTTTCTACATTACGCGAGTTTTATCGTTTTGAAGGATGTATTAACAGATGTACAGTATGACcattttatgaaatattactGTGCGGTAACATTGTTATCATCCGAAGTGTATAAGAATGATTGGCTTGAGGCGAAATGCTTGCTAAAAGAGTTCGTTTTAGACTATGGTGTTATCTACGGGGAACATTGCATCACCAGCAATATACATAGTTTGTTGCATGTGTATGATGATGTAGACAAATTCGGCCCGCTTTACACCATTTCATCTTATCCCTTTGAAAGTAAGCTCCAGCATGTTAAGAACTGTCTTCGAAACGGTCATAAGGTTTTGGTGCAGGCTGCAAATAGGATATCGGAGCAAAAACCAAGTACTGCGTCATCAAATAGAACAAAtctctcttttccatttttgaaAACCAAAACTAATGGAGTAGCATTGCACATAAATCCACAATTAACTCTTTCTCCTGGTTTTCAGTCCAATTGGTTTTTGACTCATGATAACTACATAGTTAAATATTGTAGCGCAGAACAAAAAGATTCAACTATAATAATTAATGGAAGAGCATTCAATTATATAACGGAAACCCGCTCGTACTATATTTCACCTTTTATGAAGGATATATATGAAGAAGATTCATGTAACCTTCGTACCGATGAAATGGTATTTTTACCCAGGGATATAAAGTGTAAATTAGTAGCTATTAAAACAGGTAATAGCAGTTTAGTGTTTGTTCCATTTCTTAGAACATTAACTAATTAG